Genomic window (Saccharothrix australiensis):
GGCGGGTCGCCCGCCTCGGCGTAGAGCAGCGCGAACCGCTCCGCGAAGACGGCGCGCGGCCCCGACCCGCGACCAGAACCAGCCATCCGCGGCTGACCTCCTAGGGTCCGGTCTTCCGGACCGGAAAACCGGATGTGAGCACGTGAACAGGTCGTTTGTGGACCGGTGTGGCACCAGGAAGACCACCCTAACGACTTGCGCCGGCAAGCTGGCCGGGACGTTCCGCTGGCGTCGACGGTGGTGCGAAGGGACCGGTCGAAGTGGTTTCGCAGGCAACTACCTTGCGTGGCAGGTCGATCGTCGCTGAGGGGTCCTGGGGGTCTTCTCAGCGCGGTGCGCCGAACCGGCCCGGCCGGTGGAACGGTGCGGCGACCTGCCACACCGAGCGGGACTGAACCGGGTGCGGCACACGGGTTGCGGTCACGGCCCGTGACGGGTCGGGCGTCGACCGTGAGGGCCGGTCGGCCCGGTGGTCCGGGGTCCGCCGGTCCCGGCGGGCCGGGGCCGCGCCGCCGCGCCGGGTGCGAGGCGGGGCCGGCGTGGCGCGCCGGGCCCGCGACCGCGCGCGGTCCGCGCCCGTCCGGTCACACCGGTCGCACAGCGTGGTGCGCCTGGCCGGGACCTTTTCCGTTGATGTCGCATTTCCGCCAGCCCGGCGCCGGTGGTTGACCGATGCTGGATGGCGTGCACGAAGACGCGGAACGTTGTGTGCGAGCCGTGCGGTCCAAGGACGCGCGGTTCGACGGGTGGTTCTTCACCGCGGTGCTGACCACCCGCATCTATTGCCGCCCGAGTTGTCCGGTGGTGCCGCCCAAGGTCGAGAACATGCGGTTCTACCCGAGTGCGGCGGCGGCGCAACAAGCGGGATTCCGCGCGTGCAAGCGGTGTCGTCCCGATGCCAGTCCCGGTTCCCCGTTGTGGAACCACCGCGCGGACTCGGTCGCGAAAGCCATGCGGCTGATCGCGGACGGCGTGGTGGACCGCGAAGGGGTGCCGGGGCTGGCCGCGCGGCTGGGGTACAGCGTGCGGCAGGTCGAGCGCCAGTTGCTCGCCGAGCTCGGCGCGGGCCCGCTCGCGCTGGCCCGCGCGCAGCGGGCCCAGACCGCGCGGCTGCTGATCGAGACGACGGCGCTGCCGATGGCCGAGGTGGCGCTGGCCGCCGGGTTCGCCAGCGTCCGGGCGTTCAACGAGACCGTGCGGTCGGTGTTCGCGCTGTCGCCCACCGACCTGCGGGCCCGGCGGGGCGCGGTGGCGGACACGCCCGGCGAGCTGTCGCTGCGGCTGCCGTTCCGCGCGCCGCTCTGCCCGGACAACCTGTTCGGGCACCTCGCGGCGACGGCCGTGCCGGGCGTGGAGGAGTGGCGCGACGGCGCGTACCGGCGGACGCTGCGGCTTCCGCGCGGGCACGCCGTGGTGTCGCTGCGCCCGCAGCCGGACCACGTGGCGTGCCGGCTGGCCCTGACGGACCTGCGCGACCTGTCGATCGCCATCGCCCGGTGCCGGCGGATGCTGGACCTGGACGCCGACCCCACGGCGGTGGACGACCGGCTGCGCGCGGACCCCGTGCTGAAGCCGCTGGTGGACAAGGACCCCGGCCGCCGGGTGCCCGGCACCGCCGACGCCGCCGAGTTCGCCGTCCGCGCCGTGCTCGGGCAGCAGGTCTCGACGGCCGCCGCGCGCACCCACGCCGGGCGGCTCGTGGCGGCGGCGGGCACGCCCATCGCCGACCGCGGCCTCACGCACCTGTTCCCGACACCCGCCCAGCTGGCCGAACTCGACCCGTCCGCGCTCGCGATGCCCACGTCCCGCAAGATCGCGCTCGCGGCCCTGGTGCGCGCGCTCGCGTCCGGCTCGCTGGACCTGGGCGTCGGCGCGGACTGGGACAAGGCGCGGGCGGACCTGCTGGCGCTGCCCGGCTTCGGCCCGTGGACGGTCGAGGTGATCGCGATGCGGGCGCTGGGCGACCCGGACGCGTTCATCCCCGGCGACCTCGGCGTCCGCGCCGCCGCCCGCGCGCTCGGCCTGCCCGACACCCCCGGCGCGCTGGTGCGGCGCGCGCGGGAGTGGCGCCCGTGGCGGGCCTACGCCGTCCAGTACCTCTGGGCGACCGGTGACCACGCGGTCAACCGGTTGCCCGCGTGAAAGGATCCGCCTTCATGGCACACACCACGGTCGACAGCCCCGTCGGCCCGTTGACGCTCGTCGCCGCGGCCGGCGCCCTCTCCGGGCTGTACATGACCGACCAGCGGTACCGGCCGGCGCAGGAGAGCTTCGGCCCCGAGGACGCGTCGCTGTTCGGTGACGTGATCGCCCAGCTGGAGGAGTACTTCGCGGGCCGGCTGACGGAGTTCGACGTCCCGCTCGACCTGCGGGGCACCCCGTTCCAGCGGACCGTGTGGGCGGCGCTGCTCTCGGTGCCGTACGGGCAGACGGTCTCCTACGGCGAGCTGGCCGCCGCGCTGGGCCGGCCGACTGCCGCGCGGGCGGTCGGCATGGCCAACGGGCGCAACCCCATCAGCATCATCGTCCCGTGCCACCGGGTGGTCGGGTCGACCGGCGACCTGACCGGGTACGGCGGTGGGCTCGCCCGCAAGCGGCAGCTGCTGGAGTTCGAGGCTCAGACGCCGACCCCCGGCCGGTCGGCGGGCCGCTCCTCGGGGCGGCCGGAGGGGTTGTTCGAGGCCGAGGGGCTGTTCGAGGTCGGAGGGCTGTTCGAGGGCCGGTCGGCGGACCCGCGCGCGGGGCTGCCGGGCTGACGGGCGGCGCGGGCGCGGCGCTTCCGGGCGTCGCCCCGCTCCAGCCACCACTCCACGAACAGGAACGGCAGCACCCAGCCCATCCACCCCGCCAGGCCCGAGACGGCCTGGGACAGCGCGACCTCGCTGCCGCCGAACGTCGTGTCGAGCTGCGGGGTCAGCGCGATGGTCGTGCCCACCGCCCAGAACCGGTTGGTGATGATGGACAGCGTCAGCGCGGAGCTGCGCAGCATCCACCGGCGGTGGTCGACGTACCGCTGCTGCCTGCCCATCCGGTAGCCGGCGATCGTGAAGCCCAGCCAGAGCAGGCCCATCAGGACGTTGCCCGCCTGGTTGATCGGGCCGAACGGGGACACCGCGCCGATCGCCACGGCGAGCACGCCGGCGGGCAGGACGCCGCCGAACACGTAGACGCGGCCCGCCAACCGGTGCCCGCGCGGGTACTTCTGCCGGAACCACGGCCAGATCTGCAACACGCAGGTCAGGATCGCGATCGACCCGAAGACCACGTGGGCGGCCAGCGCGGGGTAGTGCCACGCGTGGTCGCCCGGCTGCGGGACGCGGGACTGCGCCCGGTCCAGCGACAGGTACGGCGGCAGCGAGAACGCCACGAACGCCAGCACCAGGATACCCAGCGGTGCGACCCACGGCCGCCGCCACCATCTCACCCTCACTTGAGTCTCCACCATGAGGCGAATGTGGGGTGCGGGGCTGACGAAGCGCGCACGGAGGGCTGACGAAGGGAAGGGGGAGCGGGTGCGAGGCGGGGCGGGAGAGGGGGAGCGGGGCGGGGGGCGGGGGCGGGAGAAGGGAGCGGTGCGGCTGAGAGTCAAAGATCAAGAGCGTCCTCGCCGGACGGGCAGGCCGCCAAGGAGGGGGAAGGGCGTCGTGTTCTCCCCGTATGGCCTGTCGAAGACCACCACCCTTGTCAAGGCAGGTCAAGCGAAGGGCGTGCTTGACCTGCCTTGACAAGCGCGGTTGCCCTGCGGGCAGGCCATACGGGGAGAACACGAGGCCAGGAGTGTGGGAGGCATCCCGGCGGCCGACTCGGAGCTGCGGAGTGCGGAGGCAGACCGACAATGTTGGTTGTCTTGACAAGATTGATTGTCGGTGGGAGGGTTTGCCCATGCTTGAAGTGGCGGTGATCGAAGACGCGGCTACGGCCGAGGTGTCGTTGGACCCGGTCCGGGCGAGGTTGTTGGCCTTGTTGGCCGAGCCGGCGTCCGCGGCGATGTTGGCCGGCAAGGTGGGGCTGCCCCGGCAGAAGGTCAACTACCACCTGCGCACGTTGGAGCAGTACGGGCTGGTCGAGTTGGCCGAGGAGCGCCGCAAGGGCAACATGACCGAGCGGGTCATGCGGGCCACCGCCGCGTCCTACGTCATCTCGCCCGTCGCGCTGGCCGCGGTGCAGCCCGATCCCGAGCGGTCGCCGGACCGGTTGTCCGCGCGGTGGTTGTTGGCGGTGGCCGCGCGGCTCGTGCGGGACGTCGGCAACCTGCTCACCGGCGCGTCCAAGGCGGGCAAGCGGGTGGCCACCTTCGCCATCGACGGCGAGGTCCGGTTCGCCACCGCCCGTGACCGCTCCGCGTTCGCCGAAGAGCTCGCGACGGCCGTGACCGGCTTGGTCGCCAAGTACCACGACGACACCGCGGCGGGCGGGCGGGCGCACCGCGTCGTCGTCGCCGTCCACCCCAGCATCCCGAAGGAGTCGTGATGGGGCACGCGTTCAACGAGACCAACCGGGCCGTGCTGGACGGTGTCACGCCGGACCAGGTCTGGGCGGCCATCGCCACCGGGCCGGGTATCGACTCGTGGTTCATGGGCCGCAACGAGGTCGAGGCGGGCGAGGCGGTCAAGGGCGCGTTCGGCGGGTACCGGCCGCGTCACGCGATCACCGCCTGGGAGCCCGGCGAGCACCTCGCGTACGGCGGCGAGAAGGCGCCGGACGGCCGGTACCTCGCGTACGAGTTCCTGATCGAGGGCCGCGACCGGGGCAGCACGGTGTTGCGCATGGTGGTCGACGGCTTCCTGCCCGGCGACGACTGGCAGGACGAGTTCGAGGCGATGTCCGCGGGTGGCGCGATGTTCTGGCACACCCTGGTC
Coding sequences:
- a CDS encoding AlkA N-terminal domain-containing protein, whose translation is MHEDAERCVRAVRSKDARFDGWFFTAVLTTRIYCRPSCPVVPPKVENMRFYPSAAAAQQAGFRACKRCRPDASPGSPLWNHRADSVAKAMRLIADGVVDREGVPGLAARLGYSVRQVERQLLAELGAGPLALARAQRAQTARLLIETTALPMAEVALAAGFASVRAFNETVRSVFALSPTDLRARRGAVADTPGELSLRLPFRAPLCPDNLFGHLAATAVPGVEEWRDGAYRRTLRLPRGHAVVSLRPQPDHVACRLALTDLRDLSIAIARCRRMLDLDADPTAVDDRLRADPVLKPLVDKDPGRRVPGTADAAEFAVRAVLGQQVSTAAARTHAGRLVAAAGTPIADRGLTHLFPTPAQLAELDPSALAMPTSRKIALAALVRALASGSLDLGVGADWDKARADLLALPGFGPWTVEVIAMRALGDPDAFIPGDLGVRAAARALGLPDTPGALVRRAREWRPWRAYAVQYLWATGDHAVNRLPA
- a CDS encoding ArsR/SmtB family transcription factor, with product MLEVAVIEDAATAEVSLDPVRARLLALLAEPASAAMLAGKVGLPRQKVNYHLRTLEQYGLVELAEERRKGNMTERVMRATAASYVISPVALAAVQPDPERSPDRLSARWLLAVAARLVRDVGNLLTGASKAGKRVATFAIDGEVRFATARDRSAFAEELATAVTGLVAKYHDDTAAGGRAHRVVVAVHPSIPKES
- a CDS encoding DUF2306 domain-containing protein, with the protein product MRVRWWRRPWVAPLGILVLAFVAFSLPPYLSLDRAQSRVPQPGDHAWHYPALAAHVVFGSIAILTCVLQIWPWFRQKYPRGHRLAGRVYVFGGVLPAGVLAVAIGAVSPFGPINQAGNVLMGLLWLGFTIAGYRMGRQQRYVDHRRWMLRSSALTLSIITNRFWAVGTTIALTPQLDTTFGGSEVALSQAVSGLAGWMGWVLPFLFVEWWLERGDARKRRARAARQPGSPARGSADRPSNSPPTSNSPSASNNPSGRPEERPADRPGVGV
- a CDS encoding SRPBCC family protein, with amino-acid sequence MGHAFNETNRAVLDGVTPDQVWAAIATGPGIDSWFMGRNEVEAGEAVKGAFGGYRPRHAITAWEPGEHLAYGGEKAPDGRYLAYEFLIEGRDRGSTVLRMVVDGFLPGDDWQDEFEAMSAGGAMFWHTLVEYLRHFAGRVAVPVTVLGPEVADWPALWTALHRKLGLDRAPRAGDEVEVDGLKGTVYFANSQTVGIRTPDAMYRFFQGITGVLIAMHHVFADDRRDEGTWAAWMGDLA